GAGCCTTAACACCCTGCCTGTATTAAGCTGGGAGAAGCTTCTCAAGCAGGAAGGCAAGTGGGATAGCATAAAAGTTGTAATCCTGGCTGTTACGGACATCTCGACCAGGCAGAAGCAGATGATTGCTGAAGAATGTATGCGTCGGGAATGGAAACTAAAGGTAATGCCATCAGTAGGCAACTGGGTAAATGGGATTTCCAATACAAGCCAGATTCGTGACGTACGCATTGAAGACCTTTTGGGTCGTGATGAAATCCAACTTAACCAAAGACGTATTATGGAAGGTCTTGACAACAAGACCATCCTCGTTTCTGGAGCTGCCGGATCTATCGGATCTGAAATAGTACGCCAGCTGCTTCGTTTCCCTGTCAGACAAATTATAATGCTCGACCAGGCTGAATCGGCTCTTTATGACCTCCAACAGGAAATTATACTAAGGCACGACGACGCTCCATTCAAACCGGTTCTTGCTGATATCACTAACCAAAGAATGATGAGGAAGGTTTTCGAAACCTACAAACCTCATATTGTTTTCAATGCTGCTGCTTACAAGCACGTTCCCATGATGGAGGAATCTCCTTACGAAGCTGTTAGGGTCAACATTGGAGGAACAAAGATTCTGGCAGACTTGTCGGTTGAATTTGGCGTCGAAAAATTCGTCATGGTAAGTACTGATAAAGCTGTCAATCCCACCAATGTAATGGGAGCTTCCAAAAGGATATGCGAATTATATATTCAGTCCTTATCTCAGTTGCCTGAAATGAAAACAGCGTTTGTAACAACACGCTTTGGTAACGTACTTGGTTCAAACGGTTCGGTTGTCCCCCTTTTCAAACGCCAGATTGCTCAGGGCGGTCCTGTAACGGTAACCCACCCAGAAATTACACGATTCTTTATGACTATCCCCGAAGCTTGTCAGCTTGTACTTGAGGCATCTTTTATGGGCAACGGAGGAGAGATCTTTGTTTTTGACATGGGAGAACCTGTTAGAATTGCCGACCTTGCAGAGAAAATGATAAAACTGTCAGGACTTAAACTTGGTGAAGACATTGATATTGTATATACAGGTCTTCGGCCGGGAGAAAAGTTGTATGAAGAATTGCTGGCCTCCAAAGAACATACCAAACCTACCTATCATGACAAGATCATGATAGCAAATGTCAAGACCTGCGATTTTAATGATATCAATCGTCAAATCCTGGGTCTTCATGAATCTGCATACAATGAATCTGAGGAATTAATTGTGGCAAGAATGAAGGAGTTGATTCCTGAATTTAATCCTCAAAACGAAAGATACCGTAGGCTTTTGGTTGCACGTGAGCTATCGGTCTGAACCAGTTTAACAGCGACACACTTATATAAGCGGACAGCTTAATCCTATTTTGTTGTTAATTGTAGGGAGTGCTCTTTACAATTATTTTCTTTCGCCTTATATTTAGCGTAATTCTCATTGTTACCAAACTTTAACTATATAATTACTCTGATATGAAGAGGCTTTTTCTCTGCGTTTGTATCACCATACTGTATTTTTCAGTAGTAGAGGCTACCTCCTACTATGTCAGTCCTGCCGGTTCATCTAATGGCCAAGGGACTGCCGCCTCACCCTGGAATCTGCAGACTGCACTTACCAGTAATAAAGTAAATCCAGGTGATACAATTTGGATTGCCGGTGGTACATATGTCGGCAATTTCATCGCAGGCCTCTCCGGACGTGAAGGAAGTCCAATTATCTACAGAGCAGTACCGGGACAGGAACCTATACTCGATGGCAACACCAACAACGGAGCCAATGAAGTGTTGAGAATTAATGGTAGCTACCTTTGGTTTTGGGGACTTACTATTAGCAATTCAGCTTCTTCAGGCAATAACTATTACAAAGATGGAGTCTTCTTTGGAGGAGCCAATAGCAAGCTGGTTAACTGTATTATCCGCAATAATGGAGGTAATGGTGTTGGGTTCTGGCAAACTGCAGTCAACTCCGAAGTATACGGTTGCATTATCTACAACAATGGCTATATGGGTAGTGACCGAGGACACGGTCACGGCATATATGGACAAAATGCCTCCCTGCTCAAGATTATCAGAGACAATGTATTATTTCACTCATATGGAGTTGGAATTCATATCTATAGTGAAAGTGGATCTATTCAGGGTTTTTCAATAGAGGGTAACACAATATTCAACAGCGGCATACCTGGAGCAAAGTTTATCGAACGTAATATTCTGATAGGTGGATTGCAGCAGGCTGACAGAATCACAATTACTGGCAATCACATTTACAACCGTCCCAACTATCAGTCAAAGGCCAGTATTCAGCTTGGCTATGATGCATCCAACCGTAATGCTGAGGTTTCTGACAACAAAATAGTCGACGGCTCTCTGTATATGATTAAAGGCTGGAACTCACTGCAGGTACTGCGCAACTCTATTTATGCACGCAATTCACAAATGCAGCTTATAGCATTCGACAATTTCAATAATATAACTACTCCCCTGTTCAACAATAACAAGTATCTCGGTGGAACACTGGCAGAAATGAACTTCCAGGTCTGGAAGACATTTTCTAAACAGGATGCCAACAGCACATACTCATCCTCCCTGCCAACACAAAACGAGTATTATGTGATTAAGAACCGTTATGAAGGAGGAAGGGCAAATGTGGTGGTTTACAACTGGGCTAAGGCTGAGAATATGATGATAGACCTATCTACCGTATTAAGCACAAATTCAAGGTTTAGCATATACGATGCAATGAATCTGCAGGCAGGTCCGGTAGTCAGCGGCACATACTCAGGAGGAGCTATACGGATACCACTAAACCTGAATAGTATTGAACTCCCGATAAGAGCTGACAGCAACAGGGGCGATCTAAGGCATACACTGCCTGAATTTGGGGTCTTTATTGTAACTTCAGTAGGTTCATTACCTTCCGGTATTGAAACACCCGTATTCGAAGATCTACCACTCAAGATTAAGAAGTGTAGTCCCAATCCAACTGTAGATTTGCTTGCAATTGAAGCCTATTCGCCTACACAGACCAGGCTTCTGGTAAATGTATTCGACGAGGTAGGGCGTATGGTGTATAATGAGGGTTTCAATGCTCACATTGGGGACAACAAACTAGTCATCAATATGGCAACACTGGCAGGTGGCTTGTACATTGTGACACTTACTGATGGAGCATACACTGACACATGCAAAATCCTTAAGAGGGACTTTGCACTAAACTCGGAAAAAGAAAAGGAAAAAGAGCTTCCTCTACATTAGATCTCTACAAGGTGGTTACGGATAGCGAACACCACAAGGCTCGCTGTATTCTTACATCCTGATTTTAACAGGATATTGGCTCTGTGTTTTTCGACAGTTCGTTTGCTGATAAACAGTTTGTCGGCTATTTCACTATTGGATAGTCCCTGGCAAATTTCGATAAGTACCTCAAGTTCCCTGTCTGACAAGGCGTCATCCTTATTAGCTTCAAGACTGTTGCCTTTTCTTGCAACAACTAATCCCCTGAGCAACTGTTCGGAAAAGTAGTTGCCTCCTTCACAAACAGTGCGTATGGCTTCATCCACCTCCTGTAACTCACTATCCTTAAGCACAAAGCCCCTCACTCCCAGTTCCACCATCTTTGTGTAGTACTCCTGATCTCCATACATTGAGAGTGTGATTATCTTTAGGTCGGGTGTTTTTTCAAGAGCCCTTCTTGAAGCCTCTATACCGTCCATTTTTGGCATTGAGATATCCATTAGTACCACATCCGGAGCAGCACTTTCATAATGCTCCAGAAATTCCAACCCATTATGTGCCTCACCTGCAATAAGGTAATATGGCAGTTGGCTCAGTAGAGATTTAAGACCATTAAGAAAAAGGTTGTGGTCATCTACAAGAAACAGTCTTATCTTATTTGTGCTTTCCATCGTCAGATAAAGGAATAGTTATACTTACATTAACACCCTGATTGTAGCCCGATTTAACCTCAAGCTTGCCCTTCATAGAATTGACCCTGTTGAGCATATTATAGTATCCTGCACCTCCATCTCTGGTGCCAGAAAACAGATTGGTCGTATCAAAGCCTACCCCATCATCACAATAAATCACCCTGACATTGTCATTGTCTGCATATAGTTCTATAACAGCTTTCTTTGCACTCGCGTGCTTTATAGTGTTATTTATCAGTTCGCATACAGATCTGTATATTACAACTTCAAGAACTGGGCTGTAACGGGTCTCATACACATTAGTAACAAAATCTACTCTCAGACCCCTGCTTTGATTTACCTTCTTAATAAAGTTACGTATTGCCTTTGCAATACCAAAATTCGTCAATATATGAGGACTTAAATTATTAGAGATATCCTGAATACTTTTAATTGCCTCACTAATTGCAACATTCATATTACTTATTACTGCCCTTGAATTAGGCGGTACATCTGTTGTCGACAGGCTCGATACTGACATCTTAATTGTAGACAGCAGGGGTCCCAGTCCATCATGCAATTCTGCAGCAAAACGTCTACGCTCACGCTCCTCAGCCTGAATTACAGCATTAAGCAGGGCCTTCTCCTGGTATCGGGTACGAGCCTCTGTCTCCTTTATATACTTGAATATCTTTTGAATAAGGAACACCCCTACAGCAAAGAAAAGACTGGTAATTGCACCCAACCAGTTATAAAAAAGACGGAAATACTGAGGTTTAAACTCAGTGACAAAGGGTAGAAACTCTAAAAGCCTTTGAACTGCCATAATAACAAATCCAAAGGATATAAGAATCCACGAAAGATTGTACTTGGTAACCTTTGTAAGCTTAACAGCAACCGCAGCTGCAAAAAACTGCAAAATAATGGTAATACCTAAAGTAATAATTAATAGCGTTGGCTGTTGTTCCATGGCAATCAGATTTCATATGGGAAGGCGATGAACAAATATATCTTATTCGCATGAAACCCGAAATAGGTATTTTACGTTATACAGTCAATTACAAAGGCCATATTTTTATAAAAAACATTGTATTGGCAATTGATTTACACTATTTTTGATTACAAAACGAAGACATTATGAAGAGATTGGTTACAGCTTTTGTTCTCCTCCTACTTGTTACCCTTACTATCTCATCATGCAAGAGCTATGAAGATTGCCCTGCATACGGACAAGTTGAGACGAGTGTAGAAATGCCTGTACAGGCATAAGGTTATAAGCAAAAAGCATTTCAGAGCTTCTGATAAAAAAGGAAATCGATGATTTCCTTTTTTATTTGTCATTTATGAGGGGTTAAAACTACAATTTGAAAGAAACCCCCCGCCTGATAAATATAATTAACTTCATTTCACATTTAAGAGAGAAATGAAATTAATCATTATTTGACGGTTTGCTTATGATTTCATATTTTTGTTCGGCGAAATCAAAACCAACTGCTTTTTTGCTTCGCCAACCATATCAAAAACAGTAATTTAAAACAAATAAACATGTCAAAGATTAAAATTGGTATCAACGGTTTTGGTCGTATCGGCCGCTTGGTATTCCGCGCAGCTCAAAACTTCAGCGATGTTGAGGTTGTAGCTATCAATGACCTTGTAGAAGTAGAGTACATGGCCTACATGCTGAAGTATGACTCTACTCATGGTCAATTCAAAGGTACTGTAGAAGTAAAGGATGGTCATCTTGTAGTTAACGGAAAGTCTATCCGAGTTACAGCTGAAAAAGATCCTGCAAATCTTAAGTGGAATGAAGTTGGCGCAGAATACGTCGTTGAGTCAACAGGTCTTTTCCTTGACAAACAATCAGCCAAGGGACACATTGAAGCTGGTGCAAAGAAAGTTGTAATGTCAGCTCCTTCAAAGGACGACACTCCTATGTTTGTTTGCGGTGTTAACCTGGACAAATATACTAAGGACATGCAGTTTGTATCTAACGCTTCTTGTACTACCAACTGTCTTGCTCCTATCGCTAAGGTTCTCAATGACAAGTTTGGTATCGTAGAAGGTCTTATGACTACCGTTCACGCTACAACAGCTACACAAAAGACTGTTGACGGTCCTTCAAAGAAAGACTGGAGAGGTGGTCGTGGCGCTGGTCAAAACATCATCCCTTCATCAACAGGTGCTGCTAAGGCTGTAGGTAAAGTTATTCCTGAGCTGAATGGCAAACTTACCGGTATGGCTTTCCGTGTTCCAACTCCTGACGTATCAGTAGTTGACCTGACTTGCCGTCTTGCTAAGCCTGCTAAGTATGAAGAAATCTGCAAGGCTATGAAGGAAGCTTCTGAAGGCGAACTCAAGGGAGTACTTGGTTACACTGAAGATGCAGTTGTTTCAAACGACTTCCTTGGTGATACAAGAACTTCTATCTTCGATGCTGATGCCGGTATCTCTCTTAACGAAAACTTCGTTAAGGTTGTATCTTGGTATGACAACGAAATGGGTTACTCAACAAAGGTTGTTGAACTGATCCAACACATGTACAAAGTAGACCACGCTTAATTTTAAGCTCTATATTACAGGCAAGAGGCTGTCCCCGCGGACAGCCTTCTTTTTTGTCTGGCAACCGCTAATTAGGATAATTCACCCACATAAAGTATATTTTCCATCCATGGACAAGCCTTGTAATTATAAATGCCACTGATTCTATTTTAATACAAACCTGTCATTTTTGAGGGGTCAACCCACTTGTCAAATTCTGCCTCCGTCAGTAAACCCAAAGCCAGTGCTGCTTCCTTCAGTGTGGTATTCTCAGCATGAGCCTTTTTTGCAATTTTAGCAGCATTTTCATAGCCTATATGGGTATTTAGTGCAGTAACCAACATAAGCGAATTTTTCAGGTGTTCCTTAATCCTGGGATGATCCGGTTCGATACCCACAGCACAATGATCATTAAAAGCAAGGCAGGCATCGCCCAACAGGCAGGCAGACTGAAGGAAGGCACTAATTATTACCGGCTTAAACACATTAAGTTCAAAGTGGCCGTTTGAACCAGCAATTGTTATTGTAGTATCATTACCCATCACCTGTACGCAAACCATCGTTAGTGCCTCTACCTGCGTGGGATTGACTTTGCCCGGCATAATGGATGATCCGGGCTCGTTCTCAGGTATCCTTATCTCACCAATACCTGAACGGGGACCTGAGGCGAGCACTCTTATATCATTTGCTATTTTCATTAGACTCACTGCAATCCTTTTAATTGCACCATGACTCTCGACTATGGCATCATGAGCTGCGAGGGCTTCAAATTTATTCGCTGCACTCACAAAGGGGAAGCCTGTCAGTTCAGCAATTTTTGCAGCAACTTTGTCTGCATATCCCTTAGGAGTATTTAGACCTGTACCCACGGCAGTTCCACCCAAGGCCAATTCAGACAGATGAGGCAGGGTGTTCTCCAACGCCTTCAGACCATGATCAAGTTGCGCTACATAACCTGAAAACTCCTGTCCCAATGTCAATGGAGTGGCATCCATCCAGTGAGTTCTTCCGATTTTTACCACATCCATCATCTCAGCAGACTTTCTAGCAAGAGTATCCCTAAGTGTTCTGACAGCCGGTATCAGGTGCGTAACAACAGTCTTGTATGCTGCAATATGCATGGCCGTAGGGAAGGTATCATTGGAAGATTGAGATTTGTTGACATCATCATTGGGATGAATCGCAGGTTTCCTCTCGCCCAGCTTGTTGCCGGCCAACACATGAGCGCGATTGGATATCACTTCGTTTACGTTCATATTAGACTGGGTACCCGAGCCTGTCTGCCATATAACAAGTGGAAACTGGTCATCCAGCTTACCCTCTATTATCTCATCCGCTACCCTGGCAATCAGCTCTGCCTTCTCTTGTGGTAACACACCCAGTTCCTGATTAGTTAAGGCTGCAGCCTTCTTTAGATAACCAAAAGCATGGATAATTTCTTTGGGCATCGAAGCAGCAGGTCCTATAGGGAAATTAAGGATTGAACGCTGGGTCTGTGCCCCCCAATACTTATCGGCAGGTACCATGACCACCCCCATTGTATCTCTTTCTTCTCTGTATTGCATGACTTCAGTTTTAATGGTTACATATATGGTATAACAAAACCAACATCCCTTAGTTTTTTAATTAACTTTAGCTAATTACTATAACAACTTGAATATGATTATAAAATATGTCCTTGACAAGAGTTTCGGCCCTCCAGGCAGCTTTACCGGCTACTTTATTTTGCTTGTCGGTTTGATAACTGTCTTTGCCTCATGGTCTGGACTGGTTCTGATTGTTTTGGGCAGTTTTATGGCTTTCTCTACTTCAGGATGCATGATAGACTGCGACAACTTTAAAATCAGATTTACCGACAACCTCTGGGGCATATTTAAGGTGGGGAAATGGCAATATATCCATCCAAGAACACAGATAGGAGTAAATCATGCCAGGATGATGTATAGGGTCAGCAGCATAAGCAATCACAACATAGATGTCTCTGACCCCGACTGGCGGATTTATATATACGATGGTGTGGATCGTCGGGGTAAGGCTATCTGCAAGTTTAAAAACCGTGTGGATGCCGAAAGAGAGCTTATTAGACTAAGTGAAGCTCTCAACATCCCGATCAGGGAAGAGGCACCCGGCACAAAACAATGAACCCCGATCAGGCATCTGCCTTCACGGGGTTCTTGATCCAAATCAACTACTATCTTGTTTTCACAAGTTTATGCACTTCAGAGCTACCTCTCTTTGTACTGATGTACAACATGTATACTCCAGGGTGCAAGCGGGACAAATTAAGAACAGCATCAGGATCGGCAATGCTTTCAACAAGCCGACCGTTGACATCATAAATTTCAACGCTTTTTAATGGCTCCTCTGTCCTGAGATTAATATCTCCCACAAAAGGATTGGGGAATATACTTGTACGTTTATCAGCATAGGACGCCCCCCTGCCTACAGACGAAGCCGGATCAAAGCTTGCAAACTTCTGCTTTGTAAACATTATAAATTCGCCAGGTTTCACCTGAACTTCCTGGTTTAAACTGCTTACTATAATACTGTCGCCGGCAAAATGGTTAAACCACTTACCCGTACTATTAAAACCGGGACTTACAGTCTGTATGCTTGTTCCGAAGTTGCCTACCAGCCTTACGCTGTTGTTTTCACTATTTAGTAATATTCGTTTTACCTGTCCGGCAACATCAAGAGTAAAGTCATTTGTTGCAAATATTGGCTCCTTTTTCTTGAGATCAATCATCTCGGCATAAATATCCCACAAAGCCTTTCTGTCATTAACCTCCAAATAATTCCAACGTGTCGGCTTTTTTGAAAGTCTGCCTCCCTGGTCAATACTTATATCATAGCCCAGTTCACCAAACTGCCATATCATCTTTGGACCCGGGATAGACAACAGGAAGACAGTAGCAGCCTGATGCCGCTCAAGAGATGTTTTCAGGTTCCTGACATTATATGATCCTACCTGGATTCCATATGTTCTCGACCTAAAGGTTATCCTTTCCTCATCATGGCTTTCCATATAGGCTACCAGGTTAGGCTCATTCCAGTTGCGATTCTTATAAGATGACCAATTGAAATCCGATTTGCCTTCATCGTGATAGCCCATCACAGCTTCAGAAAAATTATAGTTCATATTTCCCCAAAGCAATATTCCATAGTCGGCAAGCACCTTTTCCTCTGTGTTTTCAGCCAAATGCTCAAAGATGACAAGCGCATCTTCCTTTACACTCCACACCTTGTCCGCTATCCGTTTGAGTATTGCAATACGGCTTGCATCATACTCACTTGCCCATGAACTCGGACCATATGGTGTATTTGTAAAACCCTTGGTAAAGTCAAAACGGAATCCATCGACCTTAAACTCAGTAATCCAGTATTCAAGTATGAGATCAACCAACTCCTGGGTATAGGGACTCTCATGGTTAAAGTCATAACCCCACTGAGCATCCGGGTTTTGCATGTTATGACTGACATTGTACCATGGATTATTAGCTGCCGGTTTTGATCCGTCAAGGTACATCTGTACCAAAGGCGACTCTCCGTAAGAGTGGTTAAGCACCATGTCAATTATCACGGCTATACCTCTCTCATGGCAAGCATCAATAAACTCCTTGTAGTCGTTCATAGTGCCGTAAGCCTTATCAGGAGCAAAGTAAAAGGAAGGGTTATATCCCCAGCTGTCGTTACCTTCAAACTCATTGATAGGCATCAGTTCGATAGCATTCACACCCAGTCTTACAAAATAATCAAGTGTATCTGTTATAGTTTTAATATCACCGTTATCTGTAAAGTCCCGGATTAGGACCTCATAGATTACGAGCTTTTCCTTCTCAGGCACTTGAAAATTCTGCACCTTCCACTCGTAAATGTGAGGCGTAGTTGTCAGAACTGAAGCCAGCCCAGAAGTATACTCAGACGGGAATGCTTTTAGATCAGGATATACAGTTTCTGGTATGTACTTGTCATTCTGCTCGTCCAACACCTTAGTAGTAAAAGGATCTGCCAGTTTGAGTGCACCATCAATATAATACTGATATGCGTATTCTACGTCGGGCTCAAGCCCGTCGATAGTGAGCCAGAAATAGTCCCCATCCCTTTTCATCTGGTAGTCTGGCATGGGTGCCCACTCATTAAAATCACCTATTACAAAGATATAACCCTTTCCCGGGGCCTGAAGCAGCAAGGTCACTGTATTGTCATCAACAACATTGACACCGGGCTTCAACCCTGCAGGACGCGTAGCTATCTCTGTTTCCTGTCTTATGTAGAAGTTTATAACATGAGTGTCAGCATCTTCCCCCATATAAGCCTCCAGCCTTAATTGATGACTTCCTGAAGCTGGAGCACTAAATGAATGTGTAACGGTTGCATCATTAGTCTCCTTGATCAGAACATCATCAAGATACAAACGAAGTCTCTCAGCGTTTAGACCATTGCCTTGAATGGTAATCCCTTGTCCTGGCAGGAAAAGAGCCTTGTCCAGGGGTGAGGAAATATAGGCCTTCAGACTTTCCTTGTAAACATCAACAAAGATGTCAGATCCTCCTGCTGCTTTACCTTCCTTCCAGGAACCTCCGACCTGAGTTGCACTTCTAAACACAAAAGCAAGCTTCAAAATTTCCTCGTCTTCTGGTACCCCATAATAGCTTCTGATATCAGGCTCAATAACAAGCTGATAAAGGTTAGCACCAGTCTGGGTCAACTTTGTCTTGGCAATATTCTCTCCCCATTCAGTCACAACATATTTCCAGTCGGCCTCACTTGTACTCTTCGAGGTAATAACGCCTGTATGGGCATATACATCACCTGTGTATCCAGCAAGACCACCAGTTCCCTGATCAGCCCTAAAGACTATTGTAACTGGCTTGTTCTCAACAGGAAGTGCAGGTTGCGTAGATACTACCTGTGCTCTGACCAGAACTGCCTGTACCAGAATAAATAGAAGGGTCAAAATCCTTTTCATACCTAGTGTTTTACAGGACTTAATTGTCCTCCATAATTATAAAATGAGAGATACAGCCCTCGGGCTGTATCTCTGAGATCATATCAGTTTTTAGTCATCGTGGCCTTTCTCTTCCATGGATCCAGGGTAATCGTGTAATTACCAGCTTCCGATACTGAGATATTGCCTCCTCCGGGCACTAGACTATCCAGAGGGCCTCCAAGGTCATAAACCCATGCATTGTTCGCCCTGAACTTAAATTCACCTGCTTCCAGATCCATGGTCACGGTAAATACGCCTGCATCAGCATCCCAGGTCATATCAGTATCATCAGACCACTGTCCAGGTGTTGCATTACCGATAACACCCCAGGTATCGAGACGGTATGTATATTCATGAGGAGTGCTCAGGTCAAGAGTAACTGCATAATCACCAGCCACAATCTCAATATTCTCTCCGTCTGGTTGCAGATTACCATCAGCATCATTACTTCCAAAATTGTAAGCCCAGTTATTATTTGCTCTAAACTTAAGCTCTCCGTCAGTCAGAGTAAATCCACCATACAGAATCCTCAGTTCTGCATCGTATGCAAGAGGTGTATCAGCATCCCAACCACCAGGAGTTGCGTTACCTACAATACCCCAATCCAACTTAAGGATTGAATAGGTCATAGTGCTAAGGTTAGCTGTAAGCTTGTAGTATCCATCTTCTGGAATACTGATATTGCCACCTGAGTTGGTTAGTTTACCTGATCCGTCATCACCAAATGTCGTTGCATCATCCCAACTGCCAAGCTCCATAATAAACTTAATACCACCGGCTTTCAGGTAAATATAACCTTCAGCTTCACCGGCACTTTCAGCAGTTGAAATAATATATTCGGTCTCAACATTTTTATCGTTGGTCCAACCATTGTAATCACCAACTACATACAGTTTGGTAATATCGGCAAGCGTAGTAAATATTACTTCAGGTCCATATCCTATACCTTCGCTGTTGATAGCGTAGGGTCTTACATAATACTTAGTGTTTTCTTCAAGCTCTTCGGCAGTATAAATAAACCATCCGTCTTCACCTGCTTCAGTAAGCTCAACTTTGCTGTCTTCAATATCAGGATTTGGATTCAGACTCCATACGAAACCGAAAGATGTAACTTCTGCTCCACCATCCTTAACGATCTTACCATGGAAGGTAGCAGTAGTCTTTGTAATAGCACTCACAACATCCGAACTTAGGTATGGTGTAAGCTTTGGAATGTCAAGCTCTATAGCTTCACTATAACCTACACCACCTTCGTTACGTGCATATGCTCTTACATAGTATTTAGTATTACCCATCAGATCCTCTATAACACCGGTATATTCGCCTAACTCAGCACCATCATCTACAAGCTTTTCACCATTATCAACTGTAACATCGGCTACAGTACCATACACAACGCCACGTTCCAGAATTGTACCACGGCCAGCGTCTGTAACTGTAGCTTTAAAGGTAGCCATATCACCTAATTCCTGAGTTACTTCGCTTAGCTCAACCATTGGAGCCCTTGGCAAAGTAGTAAAGGACAGTTGGGTCCCATATTTCACACCGTCTGCATAAACACCATAGGCTCTGGCATAATATGTCGTTGCATAATCCAGACCTGTGAGCGTAACGGTA
The genomic region above belongs to Xiashengella succiniciproducens and contains:
- a CDS encoding SusF/SusE family outer membrane protein, which codes for MKRIYNVLGSMVAMVAILAACTEDITDLRLEPGITSLQKQNVTATTADVEAYVPSGINAFSEIGVAYGLTENPTVDDNKAVFSGKLEKAMFTVTLTGLDYATTYYARAYGVYADGVKYGTQLSFTTLPRAPMVELSEVTQELGDMATFKATVTDAGRGTILERGVVYGTVADVTVDNGEKLVDDGAELGEYTGVIEDLMGNTKYYVRAYARNEGGVGYSEAIELDIPKLTPYLSSDVVSAITKTTATFHGKIVKDGGAEVTSFGFVWSLNPNPDIEDSKVELTEAGEDGWFIYTAEELEENTKYYVRPYAINSEGIGYGPEVIFTTLADITKLYVVGDYNGWTNDKNVETEYIISTAESAGEAEGYIYLKAGGIKFIMELGSWDDATTFGDDGSGKLTNSGGNISIPEDGYYKLTANLSTMTYSILKLDWGIVGNATPGGWDADTPLAYDAELRILYGGFTLTDGELKFRANNNWAYNFGSNDADGNLQPDGENIEIVAGDYAVTLDLSTPHEYTYRLDTWGVIGNATPGQWSDDTDMTWDADAGVFTVTMDLEAGEFKFRANNAWVYDLGGPLDSLVPGGGNISVSEAGNYTITLDPWKRKATMTKN
- a CDS encoding alpha-amylase family glycosyl hydrolase yields the protein MKRILTLLFILVQAVLVRAQVVSTQPALPVENKPVTIVFRADQGTGGLAGYTGDVYAHTGVITSKSTSEADWKYVVTEWGENIAKTKLTQTGANLYQLVIEPDIRSYYGVPEDEEILKLAFVFRSATQVGGSWKEGKAAGGSDIFVDVYKESLKAYISSPLDKALFLPGQGITIQGNGLNAERLRLYLDDVLIKETNDATVTHSFSAPASGSHQLRLEAYMGEDADTHVINFYIRQETEIATRPAGLKPGVNVVDDNTVTLLLQAPGKGYIFVIGDFNEWAPMPDYQMKRDGDYFWLTIDGLEPDVEYAYQYYIDGALKLADPFTTKVLDEQNDKYIPETVYPDLKAFPSEYTSGLASVLTTTPHIYEWKVQNFQVPEKEKLVIYEVLIRDFTDNGDIKTITDTLDYFVRLGVNAIELMPINEFEGNDSWGYNPSFYFAPDKAYGTMNDYKEFIDACHERGIAVIIDMVLNHSYGESPLVQMYLDGSKPAANNPWYNVSHNMQNPDAQWGYDFNHESPYTQELVDLILEYWITEFKVDGFRFDFTKGFTNTPYGPSSWASEYDASRIAILKRIADKVWSVKEDALVIFEHLAENTEEKVLADYGILLWGNMNYNFSEAVMGYHDEGKSDFNWSSYKNRNWNEPNLVAYMESHDEERITFRSRTYGIQVGSYNVRNLKTSLERHQAATVFLLSIPGPKMIWQFGELGYDISIDQGGRLSKKPTRWNYLEVNDRKALWDIYAEMIDLKKKEPIFATNDFTLDVAGQVKRILLNSENNSVRLVGNFGTSIQTVSPGFNSTGKWFNHFAGDSIIVSSLNQEVQVKPGEFIMFTKQKFASFDPASSVGRGASYADKRTSIFPNPFVGDINLRTEEPLKSVEIYDVNGRLVESIADPDAVLNLSRLHPGVYMLYISTKRGSSEVHKLVKTR